In the Juglans microcarpa x Juglans regia isolate MS1-56 chromosome 6D, Jm3101_v1.0, whole genome shotgun sequence genome, one interval contains:
- the LOC121234595 gene encoding uncharacterized protein LOC121234595 isoform X1, whose translation MTLNLGSPWLSLFSHPSPSLPKVSETFPNNNSTSIFPLLLCPTNSLTFASFSKALKTRASLSESESGVSVDSFVSQLLDGDLLAKVSGAKDATEALEIIADKSGRSGGVVEVNDCRLIVSAALERNNAELALSVFYAMRASFDNGTDETTPFVERWRWTRPDVHVYTSLVQGLAVSLRVSDALRIIEDICQVGVSPGEEVPFGKVVRCPSCTIAVAVAQPQHGIQIVSCAKCRYQYELISGDIVSIESEEISVDVPAWKRGLRLLQIMKQSSPSAVHSIVVETPSGMARTHRFATETVDLPAQQGERVTIAVAAPSNLYREVGPFKFSPKAPNFYPGEPLYLTNHKDGRDSPLLRAPLKEGSSSLLNPSILFPLLAVLATGDAASGIIDPSLPQFLSTAAVASLAVGATLNAFVFPQLNQLPQRSVDAIAIKQQLLSQYDVLQTRIKGLREAAEKEVWMLARMCQLENKISAVGEPSYRARKSRVKRVREGLENSLTGLIELIDSFARISSMIEIEVELDSDVLAAEAASNAESIAEQIQQIMELENLEERWRLQAEANDEAERLLSQPAEQI comes from the exons ATGACACTCAACTTGGGCTCCCCTTggctttctctcttctcccaccCCTCTCCTTCCCTCCCCAAAGTCTCTGAAACCTTTCCCAACAACAACAGCACTTCTATCTTTCCTCTCTTACTATGCCCCACCAATTCCTTAACTTTTGCTAGCTTCTCTAAGGCCCTCAAGACTAGAGCCTCCCTGAGTGAGAGCGAAAGTGGGGTGTCTGTGGACTCGTTCGTTTCGCAGCTGCTGGACGGGGACTTGCTTGCTAAGGTCTCAGGTGCTAAGGATGCCACTGAAGCATTGGAGATTATTGCTGACAAGTCTGGGAGGAGTGGAGGTGTTGTGGAAGTTAACGATTGTCGCTTGATTGTATCGGCCGCGCTTGAGCGTAACAATGCGGAGTTGGCTTTATCCGTTTTCTATGCCATGCGTGCGAGTTTCGATAATG GTACTGATGAAACCACCCCTTTTGTTGAGAGATGGAGGTGGACCAGACCAGATGTGCATGTTTACACATCATTAGTTCAGGGTCTTGCAGTGTCATTGAGGGTTTCGGATGCTCTTAGGATAATTGAAGATATTTGCCAAGTGGGAGTATCACCTGGCGAGGAG GTCCCTTTTGGAAAGGTTGTGAGATGTCCAAGTTGTACGATAGCTGTTGCTGTTGCACAACCCCAACATGGTATTCAG ATTGTATCTTGTGCAAAGTGCCGCTACCAGTACGAACTTATTTCtggtgatatagttagtattgAGTCAGAAGAAATCAG CGTGGATGTTCCAGCATGGAAAAGAGGGCTAAGATTACTGCAAATAATGAAGCAAAGTAGTCCTTCTGCTGTTCATTCTATCGTG GTAGAGACTCCTTCAGGCATGGCACGAACGCACAGATTTGCCACAGAAACTGTTGATCTCCCAGCACAACAAGGAGAAAGGGTTACCATTGCTGTAGCAGCTCCATCCAATCTTTATAGGGAGGTAGGTCCCTTCAAATTCAGTCCAAAAGCTCCCAATTTCTACCCTGGGGAGCCTCTGTATCTGACCAACCACAAAGATGGCCGGGACTCACCATTGTTAAGAGCTCCACTAAAAGAAGGAAGCTCATCATTACTTAACCCATCCATCCTCTTTCCTCTTCTTGCTGTCTTGGCCACTGGTGATGCTGCCTCTGGGATTATTGACCCCAGCTTGCCCCAGTTCCTTTCGACTGCTGCAGTTGCATCACTTGCTGTAGGAGCTACTTTAAATGCTTTTGTTTTCCCCCAGTTGAATCAA CTTCCTCAAAGATCTGTGGATGCAATTGCTATCAAGCAGCAACTTCTATCCCAATATGATGTGCTCCAGACTCGCATCAAGGGCCTAAGAGAAGCAGCTGAAAAAGAG GTTTGGATGTTGGCTCGGATGTGCCAACTGGAGAACAAAATCTCTGCCGTGGGAGAACCTTCTTATCG CGCTCGAAAAAGTAGAGTCAAAAGAGTGCGAGAAGGCTTGGAAAACTCCCTTACGGGACTGATTGAACTAATTGATAGCTTCGCAAGA ATTTCTTCTATGATTGAAATCGAAGTAGAATTGGACTCTGATGTACTTGCTGCTGAAGCAGCAAGCAATGCG GAAAGTATTGCAGAACAGATACAACAAATAATGGAGCTAGAAAATCTTGAAGAG AGATGGAGACTACAAGCTGAAGCAAACGACGAGGCAGAAAGACTGCTTTCCCAACCTGCCGAGCAGATTTAA
- the LOC121235922 gene encoding RNA pseudouridine synthase 3, mitochondrial isoform X2 encodes MEAGARVYIPVSVAETRISKRFDTIPSGTLYPNADEIQYLQRLVKYKDYAIIVLNKPPKLPVKGNLPVHNSMDALAAAALSYDYDEGPKLVHRLDREQSGLLLMGRTKESVDHLQWLFSDVNKANSSCKAWNDACEATYQRYWALVIGSPREKEGLICAPLTKVLLNDGKTERVILAHQSGLEACQEAITEYRVLGPVINGCSWIELRPLTSRKHQLRVHCAEALGTPIVGDYKYGWFVHKRWKQMPRADIEPTTGKSYKLRRPEGLDVQKGSVLSKVPLLHLHCRELVLPNIAKFLPVLNQKSENLHPALSSRPDLLRFVASMPSHMKISWNLMSSYLV; translated from the exons ATGGAGGCCGGGGCAAGAGTTTATATACCTGTATCGGTTGctgagacgaggatttctaagAGATTTGACACTATACCAAGTGGGACACTATATCCAAATGCGGACGAGATACAGTACTTGCAAAGGCTTGTCAAGTACAAG GACTATGCTATAATTGTGCTAAACAAGCCCCCGAAACTTCCAGTTAAG GGGAATCTGCCAGTTCATAACAGCATGGATGCATTGGCAGCTGCTGCTTTGTCTTATGACTATGATGAGGGTCCAAAGTTG GTTCATCGTCTTGACCGAGAGCAGAGTGGCCTTCTCTTGATGGGGAGAACAAAAGAAAGTGTAGATCATCTTCAGTGGCTATTCAGTGACGTTAATAAAGCAAATTCCTCCTGTAAG GCTTGGAATGATGCATGTGAAGCAACATATCAAAGGTACTGGGCTTTGGTCATAGGCTCACCCAGGGAAAAGGAAGGCTTAATTTGTGCTCCTCTTACAAAG GTGCTTCTTAATGATGGGAAGACTGAGAGGGTCATCTTGGCTCATCAATCAGGTTTGGAAGCTTGTCAAGAGGCCATAACTGAATACCGTGTTCTTGGTCCAGTGATAAATGGGTGCTCATGGATTGAACTACGTCCACTTACTAGCCGAAAGCATCAG CTCCGTGTCCATTGTGCTGAAGCTCTTGGCACTCCAATTGTTGGTGATTATAAGTATGGTTGGTTTGTTCACAAGAGATGGAAGCAAATGCCTCGGGCTGATATTGAGCCAACAACTGGGAAATCTTACAAGTTGCGAAGGCCAGAAGGGCTGGATGTTCAGAAGGGAAGTGTTTTGTCTAAAGTCCCTTTGTTACATCTGCACTGTAGAGAGCTTGTACTTCCCAACATCGCAAAGTTCCTTCCGGTATTGAATCAAAAGTCAGAGAACCTGCATCCTGCACTTAGCTCGAGGCCAGATCTCCTTCGGTTTGTGGCATCAATGCCATCCCACATGAAAATTAGTTGGAATCTTATGTCCTCCTATCTGGTATAA
- the LOC121234595 gene encoding uncharacterized protein LOC121234595 isoform X3, with the protein MTLNLGSPWLSLFSHPSPSLPKVSETFPNNNSTSIFPLLLCPTNSLTFASFSKALKTRASLSESESGVSVDSFVSQLLDGDLLAKVSGAKDATEALEIIADKSGRSGGVVEVNDCRLIVSAALERNNAELALSVFYAMRASFDNGTDETTPFVERWRWTRPDVHVYTSLVQGLAVSLRVSDALRIIEDICQVGVSPGEEVPFGKVVRCPSCTIAVAVAQPQHGIQIVSCAKCRYQYELISGDIVSIESEEISVDVPAWKRGLRLLQIMKQSSPSAVHSIVVETPSGMARTHRFATETVDLPAQQGERVTIAVAAPSNLYREVGPFKFSPKAPNFYPGEPLYLTNHKDGRDSPLLRAPLKEGSSSLLNPSILFPLLAVLATGDAASGIIDPSLPQFLSTAAVASLAVGATLNAFVFPQLNQLPQRSVDAIAIKQQLLSQYDVLQTRIKGLREAAEKEVWMLARMCQLENKISAVGEPSYRKVLQNRYNK; encoded by the exons ATGACACTCAACTTGGGCTCCCCTTggctttctctcttctcccaccCCTCTCCTTCCCTCCCCAAAGTCTCTGAAACCTTTCCCAACAACAACAGCACTTCTATCTTTCCTCTCTTACTATGCCCCACCAATTCCTTAACTTTTGCTAGCTTCTCTAAGGCCCTCAAGACTAGAGCCTCCCTGAGTGAGAGCGAAAGTGGGGTGTCTGTGGACTCGTTCGTTTCGCAGCTGCTGGACGGGGACTTGCTTGCTAAGGTCTCAGGTGCTAAGGATGCCACTGAAGCATTGGAGATTATTGCTGACAAGTCTGGGAGGAGTGGAGGTGTTGTGGAAGTTAACGATTGTCGCTTGATTGTATCGGCCGCGCTTGAGCGTAACAATGCGGAGTTGGCTTTATCCGTTTTCTATGCCATGCGTGCGAGTTTCGATAATG GTACTGATGAAACCACCCCTTTTGTTGAGAGATGGAGGTGGACCAGACCAGATGTGCATGTTTACACATCATTAGTTCAGGGTCTTGCAGTGTCATTGAGGGTTTCGGATGCTCTTAGGATAATTGAAGATATTTGCCAAGTGGGAGTATCACCTGGCGAGGAG GTCCCTTTTGGAAAGGTTGTGAGATGTCCAAGTTGTACGATAGCTGTTGCTGTTGCACAACCCCAACATGGTATTCAG ATTGTATCTTGTGCAAAGTGCCGCTACCAGTACGAACTTATTTCtggtgatatagttagtattgAGTCAGAAGAAATCAG CGTGGATGTTCCAGCATGGAAAAGAGGGCTAAGATTACTGCAAATAATGAAGCAAAGTAGTCCTTCTGCTGTTCATTCTATCGTG GTAGAGACTCCTTCAGGCATGGCACGAACGCACAGATTTGCCACAGAAACTGTTGATCTCCCAGCACAACAAGGAGAAAGGGTTACCATTGCTGTAGCAGCTCCATCCAATCTTTATAGGGAGGTAGGTCCCTTCAAATTCAGTCCAAAAGCTCCCAATTTCTACCCTGGGGAGCCTCTGTATCTGACCAACCACAAAGATGGCCGGGACTCACCATTGTTAAGAGCTCCACTAAAAGAAGGAAGCTCATCATTACTTAACCCATCCATCCTCTTTCCTCTTCTTGCTGTCTTGGCCACTGGTGATGCTGCCTCTGGGATTATTGACCCCAGCTTGCCCCAGTTCCTTTCGACTGCTGCAGTTGCATCACTTGCTGTAGGAGCTACTTTAAATGCTTTTGTTTTCCCCCAGTTGAATCAA CTTCCTCAAAGATCTGTGGATGCAATTGCTATCAAGCAGCAACTTCTATCCCAATATGATGTGCTCCAGACTCGCATCAAGGGCCTAAGAGAAGCAGCTGAAAAAGAG GTTTGGATGTTGGCTCGGATGTGCCAACTGGAGAACAAAATCTCTGCCGTGGGAGAACCTTCTTATCG GAAAGTATTGCAGAACAGATACAACAAATAA
- the LOC121234595 gene encoding uncharacterized protein LOC121234595 isoform X2, with protein MTLNLGSPWLSLFSHPSPSLPKVSETFPNNNSTSIFPLLLCPTNSLTFASFSKALKTRASLSESESGVSVDSFVSQLLDGDLLAKVSGAKDATEALEIIADKSGRSGGVVEVNDCRLIVSAALERNNAELALSVFYAMRASFDNGTDETTPFVERWRWTRPDVHVYTSLVQGLAVSLRVSDALRIIEDICQVGVSPGEEVPFGKVVRCPSCTIAVAVAQPQHGIQVETPSGMARTHRFATETVDLPAQQGERVTIAVAAPSNLYREVGPFKFSPKAPNFYPGEPLYLTNHKDGRDSPLLRAPLKEGSSSLLNPSILFPLLAVLATGDAASGIIDPSLPQFLSTAAVASLAVGATLNAFVFPQLNQLPQRSVDAIAIKQQLLSQYDVLQTRIKGLREAAEKEVWMLARMCQLENKISAVGEPSYRARKSRVKRVREGLENSLTGLIELIDSFARISSMIEIEVELDSDVLAAEAASNAESIAEQIQQIMELENLEERWRLQAEANDEAERLLSQPAEQI; from the exons ATGACACTCAACTTGGGCTCCCCTTggctttctctcttctcccaccCCTCTCCTTCCCTCCCCAAAGTCTCTGAAACCTTTCCCAACAACAACAGCACTTCTATCTTTCCTCTCTTACTATGCCCCACCAATTCCTTAACTTTTGCTAGCTTCTCTAAGGCCCTCAAGACTAGAGCCTCCCTGAGTGAGAGCGAAAGTGGGGTGTCTGTGGACTCGTTCGTTTCGCAGCTGCTGGACGGGGACTTGCTTGCTAAGGTCTCAGGTGCTAAGGATGCCACTGAAGCATTGGAGATTATTGCTGACAAGTCTGGGAGGAGTGGAGGTGTTGTGGAAGTTAACGATTGTCGCTTGATTGTATCGGCCGCGCTTGAGCGTAACAATGCGGAGTTGGCTTTATCCGTTTTCTATGCCATGCGTGCGAGTTTCGATAATG GTACTGATGAAACCACCCCTTTTGTTGAGAGATGGAGGTGGACCAGACCAGATGTGCATGTTTACACATCATTAGTTCAGGGTCTTGCAGTGTCATTGAGGGTTTCGGATGCTCTTAGGATAATTGAAGATATTTGCCAAGTGGGAGTATCACCTGGCGAGGAG GTCCCTTTTGGAAAGGTTGTGAGATGTCCAAGTTGTACGATAGCTGTTGCTGTTGCACAACCCCAACATGGTATTCAG GTAGAGACTCCTTCAGGCATGGCACGAACGCACAGATTTGCCACAGAAACTGTTGATCTCCCAGCACAACAAGGAGAAAGGGTTACCATTGCTGTAGCAGCTCCATCCAATCTTTATAGGGAGGTAGGTCCCTTCAAATTCAGTCCAAAAGCTCCCAATTTCTACCCTGGGGAGCCTCTGTATCTGACCAACCACAAAGATGGCCGGGACTCACCATTGTTAAGAGCTCCACTAAAAGAAGGAAGCTCATCATTACTTAACCCATCCATCCTCTTTCCTCTTCTTGCTGTCTTGGCCACTGGTGATGCTGCCTCTGGGATTATTGACCCCAGCTTGCCCCAGTTCCTTTCGACTGCTGCAGTTGCATCACTTGCTGTAGGAGCTACTTTAAATGCTTTTGTTTTCCCCCAGTTGAATCAA CTTCCTCAAAGATCTGTGGATGCAATTGCTATCAAGCAGCAACTTCTATCCCAATATGATGTGCTCCAGACTCGCATCAAGGGCCTAAGAGAAGCAGCTGAAAAAGAG GTTTGGATGTTGGCTCGGATGTGCCAACTGGAGAACAAAATCTCTGCCGTGGGAGAACCTTCTTATCG CGCTCGAAAAAGTAGAGTCAAAAGAGTGCGAGAAGGCTTGGAAAACTCCCTTACGGGACTGATTGAACTAATTGATAGCTTCGCAAGA ATTTCTTCTATGATTGAAATCGAAGTAGAATTGGACTCTGATGTACTTGCTGCTGAAGCAGCAAGCAATGCG GAAAGTATTGCAGAACAGATACAACAAATAATGGAGCTAGAAAATCTTGAAGAG AGATGGAGACTACAAGCTGAAGCAAACGACGAGGCAGAAAGACTGCTTTCCCAACCTGCCGAGCAGATTTAA